From Nicotiana tabacum cultivar K326 chromosome 15, ASM71507v2, whole genome shotgun sequence, the proteins below share one genomic window:
- the LOC107810508 gene encoding uncharacterized protein LOC107810508 has protein sequence MDLITSQKEVVQAQLASTEAQLRAAKEKISVQAKRIEELQSELNSAVSGQESLATELEAAKSQVAVASTKANAKVAQFKVDVEAIQAQAKSMVDHARWEARREALEGVHAQGFDILAEIENAKVEEARARKLAFPEEYFKSLTESEGGEDPEDEDATSDEDQAA, from the coding sequence atggacctCATAACCTCGCAAAAGGAAGTTGTCCAAGCGCAACTGGCGTCGACCGAGGCTCAGCTTCGGGCTGCAAAGGAGAAGATCTCGGTGCAggccaagaggatcgaggagctccAATCTGAGCTTAACTCGGCTGTTTCTGGCCAAGAGAGCTTGGCCACGGAGCTCGAGGCGGCCAAATCTCAGGTGGCCGTGGCCAGTACCAAGGCCAATGCTAAAGTGGCCCAATTCAAGGTTGACGTCGAAGCTATTCAGGCACAGGCCAAGAGCATGGTAGATCATGCAAGGTGGGAAGCTCGAAGGGAAGCCCTCGAGGGAGTCCATGCTCAGGGCTTTGACATACTGGCGGAAATCGAGAATGCAAAGGTAGAAGAAGCCAGGGCTCGGAAGCTGGCTTTTCCCGAGGAATACTTCAAGAGCTTAACTGAATCTGAAGGTGGGGAAGACCCAGAGGATGAAGACGCTACCTCCGATGAGGACCAGGCCGCTTAG